AGGCTCCCTCGGAAAAGCAGCCGCCGGGGCACTGAAAGGCAAGATCGGGGAATAGGTCGTAATTATCGGGACTTTACCCGTATTTTTTCCGTATAGGGTCCATGCGCAGTATTTTGTAGACAGAACACGTTATTGAAATGAAATGGATATGCTGCGCAGCTCTTTGCTGCCTGGGGCATGGCCTGTTTGCGCAACATGCGCCCCAATTGGATTCAATCCGCCGCGCCCGGGAGGAAGCCGGGCCGAAGATGCTGGAATTCCAGCCGGAACACCATGCGCTGAACACGCTGCGAAGGATCCGGCTCGAGGAATTTAAAGCCCGCCTGGATACCCTGGATATCCCGGAATCCAAACGGTACCGCATAATGCGCGACCTGTATCGCGGCAGGGAATCCCGCCTGCTCGCCCGGTATTTACCGTCAGATACCTCTGCGGCGTTCAGGGAACCGGAATAAAAAAACCTGTGTATAGAGCAGCTACCGGGCTGTATTTATGGAGATTGCCACCGCGAGGTTGGGTCCTGCAGCCCGGCAATGCCTTATTTTTTACATTTTTAACCTGTCAGGCAGCTTTTTAATAATTATTTGGCAAAATTTTTGATGTATTCGCAGTAATTTCACTATGCATGCGAAAAATCAATCGTCATATTGTCTATATAGCCCTGTATGCCGTGTGGGTTTCCGGTATCATTTGGCTGGTAGGGGGCTGCCAGTCTACGGCGGCACCACTTTCCGCGGAAGAGCAGGCCCGTTTGGACAACCTGGTGGAGAACCGGGAGTTTGTTTTTGACGCAAAATACGCCATGCCGCTGTCTTCCCAGGCATACATCAGCGCAGCCAATATGGGCTTTACGATGGCCCGGGGCAATTCACCCACCAACATCAACCTTACGGGGGATGGGTATTATTTGAGAATGTATGGTGAATCCGTAGAAATTTACCTGCCGTATTTCGGAACACGCGAAAACATTACCAATTACAACAATATGGGCAGTATCGATATAAAGGCATCCATTGAAGACTTCCGGGAAAGGCGTACACCAAAAGGCCATGAAATGGAGTTTTTTGCCCGGGAAGGTTATGAAAGGTTCCGTCTGATCCTCAATATATTCCCCAATAGTCAATCACAACTATCGCTTTTCAGCCCGCAACGGGATGTTATCCGGTACGTGGGAAAACTCCATCAATCCAGTGAGAGGTGAGAGGTTGTTTTTTTCTATTTAACATAATATAAATTATAGGACAAATAGTATCCGTTCCTTTAAAGCGCTATAGGCGTTGATTTCATAGCGAGCGGTTCCGGGTTCATATGATACCCGAACTTTCTGAAGTTATAATACGGAGTTTTCATCCGGGGTGTCGTCCGTATCGTAATACTGCATAAGCACTTCCAATGTATTTGCCCGTTCATCCCAGAATTTTCTCAGGGGCTTCAGGAATTCGTAAATTTCACGGACTTTCTCCGGATTCAGGCCGTAGATCATTTCGCGTCCTTTTTTGCGCTGGCTGAGCAATTCGCATTCCACCAGGATCCGCAGGTGCCTGGAAACCGTTTGACGGGCGGTGGGAAAATGTGTCGCGATTGCCCCGGAAGCCATGGGCGCTGGTGCTACCAATTGGATGATTTCCCTACGTGTCGGGTCGGCAATGGCCTGGAAAACGTCCCTTCGAAGCTCCATATGCAGTTATTTGTCTTCAAATATACATGAAGCTATATAGCTTCGCAATTATATATTATAAAACGCTGATAAACTGATGTTTATTGTTGGAAATATCCGGTTCTGCAACTGGCAATCGCTAAGTCAGCGATTCGATGACCTCCAGGGTTTTGTCGATTTCCGCTTTGGAATTGTAGATATGGACGGAATGACGTACCATTTGCTCCCCTACCGAACGGGGCTGTAACCGCTCCCGTTCCCAGAGCGTGCGTTGCAGGTCAGGCCCTGTGTATCCCGCTACGGAATAGGTCGTGATACCGGCAGCCATTTCTTCATTAGTGGAAGAATGAATCCTTACATTCGGGAGCGTCTTCAACCCGCTGCGGAGGTACTGGCCAAGTTCCCGGATACGATCCAGCCAGGCTGCTTCCCCGATGGTTTCATAAAAATCCACGGCTGCTGCGTACCCCGCAATCTGGGCGGGATTGCCCGTGCCGTATTGCATCAGGCGGAACCCGTGATCCTCCTGATTGTCCCATTGATAACTGGCCAGGGTACTCCAAATCCGGTCGGCCACCCGGTTGCTGATATAGAGCAAGCCGCTACCCGGCGGTGCCAGGAACCATTTGTGCAGGCTGGAATAATAGGCGTCGCATCCTATTCGGGCTACATTTACCGGCACATGCCCCACGCATTGGGCCCCGTCAAGGACGGTGAAAATATTCCGCCTGCGGGCTTCGGCGCAAATTTCCTGAACCGGTAAAATAGTACCGTATCCCGACACCATATGCGGGATGGCGATCACCCGGGTTTTTGGGGTGACTTCCCGGAAGATGGCGTCGACGACCTCCGACGGGTCGTTGGCCGGCTCCGGCAGGGTGGCCTGTTTGTAAATACAGCCCTTGCGCCTGGCGAGCAACTGCCAGGCGGCAAAGCCTCCCCCGTGTTCCTGGTTCGTATTTAATAGCTCGTCCCCCCGCTGCAGGTCGAGCCCCATCCCCACAAAGTTCATCCCCATCGTGGCGTTCTGCGTAATGGACACTTCCCGGAAATCCGCGTGGATGATGGCCGCCAGCCGTTTGCGGAGCTCCTCGTACGGGAAATAACCGCTCAGCAATTCGGGCCCGGAGCCCTCTTTGTAATCAATCGTCGCCGCCTCGGTATTCCAGTACATCATGTGCCGGATCATGGTTTCCAGGACATAGCCGGGCGTCGGCCCCATGGTGCCGTTGTTGAAGTAGGTCTGGCCTTCTTTCAAGGGGAAGTGCCTGCGCACCAGGCGCCAGTAGTCCTCCCCTTTGGAAGGCATTCCTCTGAGGTTCTCCAGGGACCAGTTGCGGGAATTATCAAAAGACAGGAACGGCAGTGACAGGGTGGCCAATGCACCTTTTTTCAGGAAATGCCTGCGCGGGTTCATAGCGGTTGGTTTGCCTAAAAATAGGCAAAAATCCAGGCGGTTACTCCTCCTCCACCAACTTGTCGTCCTTCCAGGTGCCGCTGGCTACCACCTCCCCTTCCGCGTTGTAAAATGTTCCGGGCCCGTTGCGGCGGTCGTTCTCCCAGGTTCCGGTGAATTTTTCACCATTCGGCCAGTAATAGGTGCCCTGACCGCTGCGGCGGTCGTTTTTAAATTCACCCACGTAGTATTCGCCATCCTGCCAGTAAAAGGCCCCCCGACCGTGGCGGAGATTGTCCTGCCACTCCCCTTCGTAGCGGCTGCCGGTGTCCAGGATGGCCACCCCATAGCCATTGGCCTGGCCATTGGCAACCTGGCCCACATAGTGCAGGGGGTTCCCTTTGGAGCTCGTAAAAGTCAGGTATTCTCCCAGGGATTTACGCTGGAGCTGCTGCCGAAGGCCTGCAATCTGCACGCGGGCCTTTTCCAGTGCAAACGAAAGGGAATCGCTGTTGCGGAGTTCCCTGCCCAGCTGCGAAATGCTGTCTGCCACCCCGGCGAGGCCCGCCAGGCTGTCACGAACCTGTTCCCCGGCCATGTGGATCCGGCTAAGGCGATCCAGTTGCCGGGCCAGGTCCCTGCGAAGGGCCACGCCCAGGCTATCGGTCCCCATGGTCTGTAGTTCCCGGTCGTAAGCTTCTGCGGCCCCGCGATAGTCGCCCTGTCCGGCCAGGGAGTCAATCCGGCTCAGCCGGTTGACCAGCGACAGCGCGCTGTCTTGCTGCGCGAGGCGTTCTTTCATGTCGGCGATCTTTTCCCCCTGGCTCACCGTTAAGATCAGGCCGGCAGTCAGTAGCAGGATGACGGCGGCCAGCATGCCGTAGATGATTTTTCGTTGGATTCGGACTTTATCGTTCACGTCTATCAGGTTTACAAGGGCTTGTTTGCAAGGGCAACAGGTGCTAGTCGGTCAGGTGGATTTCAGGCAATTTGTTTCGAACCTTCCGGAAATCGGGTGAAAAATACAGGTGGCAGCGAATTGTCCAGTTCTGCTTATAATTTCCCCCATTCACCAGGTCCTGGCCCTGGGAATACATCAACCCTGCAGCAACGGTCAGCCTCGGTGTGAGGATATACCCCAGGGTGGTGGTAATCCGCAAATCTTCCATCGGGCTGGCCACGACCTCCTTGCCGCTTTGCATGATCAGCTCGCTTTCCGGGGCCACGTACCACGCTCCGGGGGCCAGCTTTGGTTTGTTCAATGGGATTTTCAACCGAAGCATATACCGCCAGCGGTTGCGGAAGATGTATTCGCTGTTGTCTGCAAACCCCTGGGTCCAGCGGTGTTCGATACGGATCCTGTGGTATACCATGAAAGTGGAAACCGGCATGGCGAATTGATACTGGTGCCAGATGCGCCATTCCGGCACAACTTTCCGGTCTTCCGAAGCCTCGTCCGTGTTGAAATTGATGCGGAGCACCCCCCCGAGGGCTGCATTGAAACTCTTGTTGTAGATATACCCGATTGCATGCCGGTTGTAGACCTGTCCGACCTGCCCGATAAAGGGCGTGTTTTCGGTTTCCTGGAACCGGAAGTGTGTCTGCGCCACCCAGAACAGCCGTTTGGAAATCCGGATATTCCCGTAGGTGTTCACCCATACTTTGGAAACCGGCTCTTTGTATTTCGAAGTTTCGGGGAGAATGACATCCTCCTGCGCGCGCACTGCGGCAATCCCGGTGACAACCAGGACCAGGACCGAAAATATGGAGTTTCTCAGTCCGGTCATTCCTGCAGGTTTTTTTCGGGAAAAGCCAATTCCAGTCGTTCGGCGACGATGGCCGGGTCGTTTTCCCTCCGGAGCCTGCGTTCCAATCGGGAAGTGTCTTCGTCCCGGAGTTTCACAATGCGGCTAAAGGCGGATTTCAGGAAATTCCCGGCTGCCTCCGCATATTCGCAGCTAATTTCAGGATCAATACGCCTGAGGGTTTCCGGGATAAGCACATCCGTATAGGCCGTGGTAATCCGTTTCTTGACCGATTCCTCCATCAGCGTGGCCGTAAAAGGATTCCAGACCTGGTCCGTGTAGGCCTCCTGAATAGCCTGTCGCCTTTCGGGCAACCGGTAGATTTCTTTGGCCAGGCTGTCCAGGGCTCCCAGGCAGCCGAGGAGATCCGTGCCGTAAGCCAGTTTCTCCCGGGCGCTGTCCATCGAGGAATACACCCTCAGCCGGTTCTCAGCGCTTCGCCGGATGGCTACCAGGGCCTGATGCTCCTGTACGGTACTCCCAGGGACCAATGAATCTGCCAGGGCTTCCAGGTCATCGATCAGGACAATCAGGCGTTCCTCAGTACGGGCGAATTCCTGCTCCTGCCGCTCGGCATTCAGGCGTGCGGTCAGGAGTTCTTCGATACGTTCCAGGTTTCCCCTGGCGTATCCCACCAGGTTGGCCAGGTATTCCAGCGTATTGGAGGGTGTCCCCAGCTCCACTTCATCAGTATCCCGGTAATTCTGTGACTCCGTTGTCGTATCGGTGGGCACCTCCCCAATCCTGCCCGGGGGGCTTCCCGCCCAGAGCCCGGAGATGAGTTGATCCCGGGGGACATATTCGAGAATCCCCATCTCAATATATTCAAGTAGTGATTCAGATGGATCTATATAATCACTTTTAAACATACGGGTTACCTCCAATAAAAAACCCACTTCTGAATTGGAGCGCTCCAATATTTTCAATCCGGCATTATCCAATAATTCCCGGGCAATCCGGGCGGCGACCGGGATATCCCGCCGGAGTCGGCTAACGCGTGTGGAATCTGCAGGGTTCAAAGGAAACCACGGCACCCGAACGCGGAAACCCGGGCGGTAGTCCGAATTCCCCAGTGCCGAGAGTATCGTGTCGATGCGGCTGTAATAGTGATTATTCCGGGTCAATAACCTGTTCACCTTCCCACTTGAAATATCGGTCGTGGGGGTATTCAGTTGTATAAGTTTCAGAAAGCGCGCATCGAGATCGATGGCTCGGGAATTTGCAAAGGACTGACTCCAGACCGGGATGCGCTCAGATGAGGCGCCCCTGCTAACATCGATATACCGCAGTCGGCCTTCGTCGAATACCCACTCCTCGCCTACCCCGGCACCCGCATCGGAATACAGCGTCCAGGTATCGTGGGCCAGGCCGTTGCGAAGAAATCGGCCAACCAGGATGTCTGTGGTGTCCCGCAACCGAAAACTCTGCTGGGGAACCCCATTGCGGTAGGAAACTGAACTTCTGAATAATTCCCGTGCCACCTCAGATCCGGTTATCCGGCTTACCGTATGAACCCATTGACCGTCCGGCCTGCCCGAAACCAGGGTGCCGGAGGCCTCGTGTTGTACCCCGCTGACTTTCAGGGTATACTGCAGGCCCACCACATCGGTAATACTGTCCGAGCGGTAGGTTCCAAAGCGGAATTGCCAGGGACCCCGGGGATTATTCCCGGAAAAAGCCCCCGAAACGGAAAATGAGGTATCCGATTCCTGAAGCAGGGATTGCAAATTCGACCGGCTGAATCGGAAGGCGCCGTCCAGGATGGTATCCCCGGAATCGACCCGGTATTGATATTGGGCACGACCTTTGTAACTGCCTACTTCCAGTGGGCCGGAATATTCCTGCAAGGTCTGGGCACCCAAAGGCGAGGTTCCCAGCGTCAGGACAGCCATAAAGGCCAGAAGATGAAGGGTCAGGCGTTTCACGGGGCAAAACTAAGTAACTATGCCTACATTCTCCAACCCAATCGAAAACATTACGCGATTAAAAGCCTTTCGCTATATTCGGAAAAAGATTCACAAATGAACCGACTGATTTTTAAGATAATAGCAGTTATCGGGCTTTTATACGCCCAGGTTGGATGCGCCCAAACGGCGCCGCGTCCGGATTTTGACCTCGAAAACGACCTGTTGCTCGCCCATTTTGACTGTAAAACGGATGTAGACGACGTACATAGCGTTGCGGCTACGGCCACCCTGTTGCGGCACCCGGATTTCAGGGAAGTCAGATACCATGCAGTTGCGGGTGCATACGGGGTTCAGGAAGGCCTTTATGTGCCGGCTGAGGAGCTCTTTGAAGCCGCTTTTGGCACCCATTGGTCGGATGCGCATGCCGATTTCGGGAAGGCCCTGCTGGAGGTGTACGCCGTCGTTTCAGGCACCCTAAGCCGGGGCGGGGACATCTGGATTCCCGAAGCCGGCCAGTCCGACTTTTCAGCGGCTCTTGTCCGCCAGGTCCGGCAGCGAAACCCGCAGATCGACACGCGGTCCCGGATTCATATTGTCCAGCACAGCGATTGGAACGAGCGGGTTACCTCCCCGGAAAGCCTGGCCTATGTCAGGGAGCATACGGATTATCGGAAAATACCCGACGGCAATGCAGAAGGGAACGGGACCCCCGGTTTCCGGAAGGACCAGGCGATAGCCTGGCGGGAACAGTTGAGTGACCCGGAACTCGTGGCGCTGTGGGAAAGCGCCCAGGCAATCGCCAACCGCTACAACGGAGCATCCGGCCGGTACCTGAATAAATCGATTGCGGCCGGCGGGCTCGATTTCTCGGATGTGTCCGAGACCTGCTGGATTTTTGGTTTGGAAGGCCTGGAGGATGCAAAAGCCTTCTTTGCCCGGCTCGCCCAGTAATGCAGATAGCTCGCCCAATATTGCAAATAAAAAAATAAACCCCGGGCCATCCCGGGGTTTATGCGATCGTCGTAAATGTATCCGGGCGGCCGTAAGCCACCGGAGCATCACTCATTACATGATGGCGACCACTTCCAGGTCAAAGACCAGGTCCTGACCGGCCAGCGGGTGGTTGGCATCCACAACAATATTGTCTTCATTGACCTCGGCTACACGGAGCTGCCGCTCGGAACCGTCTTGTCCGCGGGCCACGAGCCCCATGCCTACTTCCGGCTTGATGTTTTCAGGCAGTTCGGAATTCGGTACGGCCTGGAAAAGCTCTTTCCGGATTTCGCCATATGCTTCTTCTTTTGGAATGGTAATGGTCTTTTTTTCGTTGACCTCCATATCCACGAGGCCTTTTTCGAAACCGGGGATCAGGCTGCCCTCGCCGAGTTTCACCTCCATGGGCTCCCGCTCGAGGGAACTGTCAAATACCTCCCCGTTGGTCAGTTTTCCGGTGTAGTGCACCCGGACCATATCATTCGCTTTAACTTTACTCATAATTCAATTTTAAATGCAGAATATTTCCTAATAAGCTGCAAAGGTAGTGGCTCTAAACGCATTAGACGAAAAAATCCCCTTTTTTATACCTTTTTTATGGAATTTCCGGCGATTTTCACTGATCTCGGGATGATTTGATTCAATTTTCGCGTGTAAACGGTACAAATCGCACAGGCATCAACGACTCCCGAACGAGTTTTCCATTGCGCTTCTTGCGCAGAAGCACCAGGTCGCGGACCCCCTGATGCGGACCGACCGGAATGACCATCCGACCGCCTTCGGCTAACTGGTCTACCAGGGGCTGAGGAAGCGCTTCCGCTCCAGCGGTTACGATGATGGCATCAAACGGCGCCTGCCGGGGCCAACCGTGGTAGCCATCCCCGATACGCACCTGAATGTTTTCGTATCCAAGCGCCTGCAGCCTCTTGGCGGCTGCTTCTCCCAGGGGCTCCACAATCTCAATGGTATAGACGGAATCTACCAGTTCAGCCAAAACAGCTGCCTGATAGCTGGATCCCGTCCCGATCTCCAATACTTTATCGCTGCCCTTGAGGCGCAGTGCCTGGGTCATAAAGGCCACCATGTAGGGTTGTGAAATGGTCTGCCCCTCCCCGATTGGCAAGGGGGTGTCCGAATAGGCCTCAGCACGGTATTTTTCCGGGACAAACAAATGCCTGGGAACCTTGCGCAAGGCCCGCAGGACCGAGCCTTCTACAATGTCGCGGGACTGGAGCTGTTCCCGTACCATCCGCTGCCGGAGCTGCGGGAAGTCGGGTTGCCCCCAGAGCCCTTTCAGTACGCCCAGGCAGAGCGCCAGCGATATCAGGGACTTCATTTCAAACGCTTTTCTTAAAGATACAAAACAGCGGGAAAAGTCCTGTTGCACCGGGAGGGAACGGCTTCGGATTTAATTTTATATTTACCGGATAACCAACTGACTTCAGATGCATTTTTTTCGCCCCTGCTTCATCGCCCTGGCCGCCTGCCTGGTCTGCATACCTGCAAATGCCCAGGAGGCCATTCAGCCCGATACCACCAACCAGCAGCGCCCCGCCTATGAGGCCGTCGCCCTCGATGAGGAACCCGTGGTGGACGGGGATGTTCTGGGCGACCCGGTCTGGCAGGCCATTCCGGCCACGGAGGGACTCCGGCAGATCCGGCCGAATTACGGCCAGCCGGTTTCCGAGCGCACAGCGGTGCGGGTGGCCTACAGCCGATCCACGTTTTACCTTTCCGTGGTTTGCTATGATTCGGAACCGGACAAGATCGTGGTATCCGATTCCCGTCGTGATGCCGACCTGAACGACGAAGACAGTTTCCTGTTTATCATCGACACGTATAACGACCGCCAGAACGGGTTTTTGTTCGGGACGAACCCCCAGGGGATGGAATACGATGCCCAGATCAATAACGAAGGAAAGGGCAATTTTAACGCCAATCGCCAGCAGGGCGGCGTTATTGGGGGCACCAATCTGAACTGGGATGCCGCCTGGACCGTGCGCACCCAGGTGGGGGATTTTGGGTGGAGCGCGGAATTCGCCAT
This genomic window from Robiginitalea biformata HTCC2501 contains:
- a CDS encoding DUF4251 domain-containing protein gives rise to the protein MRKINRHIVYIALYAVWVSGIIWLVGGCQSTAAPLSAEEQARLDNLVENREFVFDAKYAMPLSSQAYISAANMGFTMARGNSPTNINLTGDGYYLRMYGESVEIYLPYFGTRENITNYNNMGSIDIKASIEDFRERRTPKGHEMEFFAREGYERFRLILNIFPNSQSQLSLFSPQRDVIRYVGKLHQSSER
- a CDS encoding ArsR/SmtB family transcription factor, producing the protein MELRRDVFQAIADPTRREIIQLVAPAPMASGAIATHFPTARQTVSRHLRILVECELLSQRKKGREMIYGLNPEKVREIYEFLKPLRKFWDERANTLEVLMQYYDTDDTPDENSVL
- a CDS encoding MORN repeat-containing protein, which gives rise to MNDKVRIQRKIIYGMLAAVILLLTAGLILTVSQGEKIADMKERLAQQDSALSLVNRLSRIDSLAGQGDYRGAAEAYDRELQTMGTDSLGVALRRDLARQLDRLSRIHMAGEQVRDSLAGLAGVADSISQLGRELRNSDSLSFALEKARVQIAGLRQQLQRKSLGEYLTFTSSKGNPLHYVGQVANGQANGYGVAILDTGSRYEGEWQDNLRHGRGAFYWQDGEYYVGEFKNDRRSGQGTYYWPNGEKFTGTWENDRRNGPGTFYNAEGEVVASGTWKDDKLVEEE
- a CDS encoding protein-L-isoaspartate(D-aspartate) O-methyltransferase; protein product: MKSLISLALCLGVLKGLWGQPDFPQLRQRMVREQLQSRDIVEGSVLRALRKVPRHLFVPEKYRAEAYSDTPLPIGEGQTISQPYMVAFMTQALRLKGSDKVLEIGTGSSYQAAVLAELVDSVYTIEIVEPLGEAAAKRLQALGYENIQVRIGDGYHGWPRQAPFDAIIVTAGAEALPQPLVDQLAEGGRMVIPVGPHQGVRDLVLLRKKRNGKLVRESLMPVRFVPFTREN
- a CDS encoding DUF2490 domain-containing protein, yielding MTGLRNSIFSVLVLVVTGIAAVRAQEDVILPETSKYKEPVSKVWVNTYGNIRISKRLFWVAQTHFRFQETENTPFIGQVGQVYNRHAIGYIYNKSFNAALGGVLRINFNTDEASEDRKVVPEWRIWHQYQFAMPVSTFMVYHRIRIEHRWTQGFADNSEYIFRNRWRYMLRLKIPLNKPKLAPGAWYVAPESELIMQSGKEVVASPMEDLRITTTLGYILTPRLTVAAGLMYSQGQDLVNGGNYKQNWTIRCHLYFSPDFRKVRNKLPEIHLTD
- a CDS encoding FKBP-type peptidyl-prolyl cis-trans isomerase, whose product is MSKVKANDMVRVHYTGKLTNGEVFDSSLEREPMEVKLGEGSLIPGFEKGLVDMEVNEKKTITIPKEEAYGEIRKELFQAVPNSELPENIKPEVGMGLVARGQDGSERQLRVAEVNEDNIVVDANHPLAGQDLVFDLEVVAIM
- a CDS encoding aminotransferase class V-fold PLP-dependent enzyme, with the translated sequence MNPRRHFLKKGALATLSLPFLSFDNSRNWSLENLRGMPSKGEDYWRLVRRHFPLKEGQTYFNNGTMGPTPGYVLETMIRHMMYWNTEAATIDYKEGSGPELLSGYFPYEELRKRLAAIIHADFREVSITQNATMGMNFVGMGLDLQRGDELLNTNQEHGGGFAAWQLLARRKGCIYKQATLPEPANDPSEVVDAIFREVTPKTRVIAIPHMVSGYGTILPVQEICAEARRRNIFTVLDGAQCVGHVPVNVARIGCDAYYSSLHKWFLAPPGSGLLYISNRVADRIWSTLASYQWDNQEDHGFRLMQYGTGNPAQIAGYAAAVDFYETIGEAAWLDRIRELGQYLRSGLKTLPNVRIHSSTNEEMAAGITTYSVAGYTGPDLQRTLWERERLQPRSVGEQMVRHSVHIYNSKAEIDKTLEVIESLT